The following coding sequences are from one Lysinibacillus sp. FSL W8-0992 window:
- a CDS encoding LysR family transcriptional regulator gives MELRQLKTFYTLASTLNFSRAAEVQNYVPSTVTMQMKALEEELGVKLVDRLGKKVILTDAGRRFLGYVADILSELEEAQHAVKQSGEVTGTVIISADETLCAYRLPAVLRRFRLRYPGIRLMFRPLAHSNLKQSLREGDADIIFMLDEDKGEIGFCGEKMLDEPFYLLASPDHPLAARTELVIGDFNGETFLLTEKGCSYRTFFERSLSQKGMGGITELEFNSAEAIKQCAIIGMGIAILPEMAVTAEISRGELVPLPWDLTATSFATQMFWHEEKWISPAIEAFLNSARDTLLNN, from the coding sequence ATGGAATTACGCCAACTAAAGACCTTTTATACGCTTGCTTCCACACTCAATTTTAGCCGCGCTGCAGAAGTGCAAAACTATGTCCCCTCAACGGTTACGATGCAGATGAAGGCATTGGAGGAAGAACTAGGTGTCAAGCTAGTGGACAGACTAGGTAAAAAAGTGATTCTGACAGATGCAGGGAGACGTTTTCTCGGCTATGTAGCAGACATATTGAGTGAACTTGAAGAAGCGCAGCATGCCGTTAAGCAATCTGGCGAGGTGACGGGTACTGTGATCATCAGTGCGGATGAAACATTGTGCGCGTATCGGCTTCCAGCAGTACTACGCCGCTTTCGCTTACGCTATCCAGGAATTCGACTTATGTTTCGGCCGCTTGCTCATTCGAACCTTAAACAGAGCTTGCGGGAAGGGGACGCGGATATTATTTTTATGCTGGATGAGGACAAGGGTGAAATAGGATTTTGCGGAGAAAAAATGCTGGATGAGCCCTTTTATTTATTGGCATCACCTGATCATCCTTTGGCTGCACGTACTGAGTTAGTTATTGGTGATTTTAATGGTGAGACCTTTTTGTTGACGGAGAAGGGATGCTCCTATCGCACGTTTTTTGAACGAAGTCTTTCGCAAAAAGGCATGGGTGGAATTACCGAATTAGAATTTAACAGCGCCGAGGCGATTAAACAATGTGCGATAATAGGAATGGGCATTGCCATATTGCCTGAAATGGCCGTGACAGCAGAAATAAGTAGGGGAGAATTGGTCCCGTTGCCGTGGGATTTGACAGCCACATCATTTGCAACCCAAATGTTTTGGCATGAAGAGAAATGGATTTCGCCTGCCATCGAAGCTTTTTTGAACTCGGCTAGAGATACTCTTTTGAATAATTGA
- a CDS encoding alpha/beta fold hydrolase — protein MKDYELYELGDVLLQSGDTLPNAILAYKTYGTLNAEKNNVIVYPTWFAGLHTDNEWLIGTGKALDPEKYFIIIPNMLGNGLSSSPSNTPPPYHQANFPLISIYDNVRLQHQLVTQKFGITKIALVVGWSLGAVQTFQWGASYPDMIERIAPFGGTAMTRPHAKVVFEGMIAALQADSNWKNGFYTQQPTAGLAAMGRVYAAWGFSQAYYLEQLYQQEGYQTLEEYLVDYWDQVFLTFDANDLITMLRTGMTGNICANPAYDGDFELALSKITARALVMPGSTDLFFPPQDNKYEVQQMPNAHFLPIESKWGHCAGIGQHDPDSVFIDKNLKMLLLE, from the coding sequence ATGAAAGATTATGAACTTTACGAACTAGGTGATGTTCTGTTGCAATCTGGTGACACTCTGCCAAATGCCATTCTCGCCTACAAAACATACGGAACACTAAATGCAGAAAAAAATAATGTAATTGTTTATCCTACCTGGTTTGCAGGTCTACATACCGATAATGAATGGCTAATCGGAACTGGCAAGGCACTGGATCCAGAAAAGTATTTCATCATCATACCGAATATGCTTGGTAATGGATTATCCTCTTCACCAAGCAATACTCCACCACCTTATCATCAAGCGAATTTTCCACTAATTTCGATTTATGATAACGTGCGACTACAGCATCAATTGGTTACTCAAAAGTTTGGTATTACAAAAATTGCACTCGTTGTTGGCTGGTCACTAGGTGCTGTGCAGACCTTTCAATGGGGAGCAAGTTATCCCGATATGATCGAACGAATCGCTCCATTCGGTGGTACTGCCATGACCCGACCACATGCAAAGGTTGTATTTGAAGGAATGATTGCTGCCCTTCAGGCTGATTCTAACTGGAAGAATGGCTTTTACACACAGCAACCTACAGCAGGATTGGCAGCCATGGGGCGAGTCTATGCAGCTTGGGGCTTCTCGCAGGCTTATTATTTGGAACAGCTTTATCAGCAAGAAGGCTACCAAACACTCGAGGAATACCTTGTAGACTACTGGGATCAAGTGTTTTTGACCTTTGATGCCAATGACCTGATCACCATGTTACGTACCGGAATGACTGGCAATATTTGTGCAAATCCAGCATATGACGGCGATTTTGAACTTGCTTTAAGTAAAATTACAGCACGGGCGTTGGTCATGCCAGGAAGTACAGATCTTTTCTTTCCCCCCCAGGACAACAAATATGAGGTACAACAAATGCCAAATGCCCACTTTCTCCCGATTGAATCGAAGTGGGGGCATTGCGCAGGAATTGGACAGCATGATCCAGATTCCGTATTTATAGATAAAAACCTAAAAATGTTACTACTTGAATAA
- a CDS encoding MFS transporter encodes MKKNLIIYVLALAVFLIGTVEYIITGVIEMTAVDFGVSISEAGLLVTVFALAAAIVAPILIALTINVDRKKLLLVTLSVFIASNGLMFISPSYETALLIRIIQGVSGGIATVVAMAVATRLVEKEKRGRTIGIILMGLSSSLVLGVPIGTFFSEIFGWRVLFVLIGFLTILPLLFIYKKVPVIKEEEAVTLRMQLSILKDSKILTALAITLFYIGGYATLFTYITPFLQATSTLSITEISGILFLAGICSFIGSRVGGQLADAKGSRFTICLGLLLQGLTLIVFAIAGVNLIVLIFVLMIFMLATWSISPAQQLFLVTLVPRNPDIALSVNTSFIQFGFALGSGLGGLVISRTSILTLNWVGLGAVSIALLLAILLFKKMNSGIKTTIHL; translated from the coding sequence CTGAAAAAAAATCTGATCATCTATGTGCTAGCACTTGCTGTTTTTCTCATCGGAACTGTTGAATACATTATTACAGGAGTAATTGAAATGACCGCCGTAGACTTTGGAGTATCTATTTCTGAAGCTGGGTTATTGGTGACTGTATTTGCTCTCGCAGCAGCCATTGTCGCTCCAATTTTAATCGCTCTGACGATAAATGTGGACCGCAAAAAGTTGCTCTTAGTTACTCTAAGTGTGTTCATTGCTAGCAATGGACTAATGTTTATAAGCCCTTCTTATGAAACAGCATTATTGATACGAATAATTCAAGGGGTTAGCGGAGGAATCGCTACAGTGGTAGCCATGGCAGTAGCTACTCGACTAGTGGAAAAAGAAAAAAGAGGCCGTACTATTGGTATTATTTTGATGGGTCTAAGCAGCTCACTCGTGCTAGGTGTTCCAATCGGCACATTTTTTAGCGAAATTTTTGGTTGGAGAGTTTTATTTGTTTTGATTGGTTTTTTAACCATTCTTCCATTGCTTTTTATCTATAAAAAGGTTCCGGTAATCAAAGAGGAAGAAGCTGTTACCCTAAGGATGCAGCTTTCCATTTTAAAAGATTCAAAAATTTTAACTGCCTTGGCTATTACTTTATTTTATATTGGTGGATACGCTACACTATTTACTTATATTACGCCTTTCCTGCAAGCCACATCTACTCTTTCCATAACTGAAATTAGTGGCATTCTATTCCTGGCAGGAATCTGCAGCTTCATCGGATCAAGAGTGGGCGGGCAATTGGCAGATGCAAAAGGATCGAGATTCACAATTTGTCTCGGATTGCTTTTACAGGGACTAACGCTTATTGTATTCGCTATAGCTGGAGTCAATCTCATTGTCTTGATCTTCGTTTTAATGATTTTTATGTTAGCAACATGGAGTATTTCCCCTGCCCAACAGCTTTTTCTAGTCACTCTAGTGCCTCGAAATCCGGACATTGCCCTAAGCGTAAATACGTCCTTTATTCAATTTGGCTTTGCGCTTGGATCTGGATTAGGTGGGCTTGTCATCAGTCGTACCTCTATTTTAACTTTGAATTGGGTTGGTTTGGGTGCTGTAAGCATCGCTTTACTTCTTGCCATCTTGCTTTTTAAAAAAATGAATAGTGGAATTAAAACTACTATTCATCTCTAA
- a CDS encoding GNAT family N-acetyltransferase, translated as MKYIESEKVTKEEKEHIFQQLLKYNLENIEDKLVKDIGLFVEDEEGNRVAGLIGETHGNWLEVEYLWVSEELRGQHIGTELMRKVEKIAINRGCKYAFLNTFSFQAPDFYVKLGYKEEFVLHDYPLTGKRYYYTKNL; from the coding sequence ATGAAATACATTGAATCAGAAAAGGTTACGAAAGAGGAAAAAGAACATATTTTTCAACAGTTATTAAAATACAATCTTGAGAACATTGAAGATAAATTAGTAAAAGATATTGGTCTATTTGTAGAGGATGAAGAAGGAAATAGAGTTGCAGGTTTAATTGGTGAGACACATGGAAATTGGTTAGAAGTAGAGTATTTATGGGTAAGTGAAGAACTGCGAGGTCAGCATATTGGTACTGAATTGATGAGGAAAGTTGAGAAGATTGCTATTAATAGAGGATGCAAATACGCCTTCCTCAATACGTTTAGTTTTCAAGCACCTGATTTTTACGTCAAGCTAGGCTATAAAGAAGAATTTGTACTTCATGATTATCCGCTAACGGGTAAAAGATATTATTACACAAAAAATCTTTAA
- a CDS encoding MFS transporter, whose translation MSRWKYPLILLGGIGISNVGAWVYLIALNLILLNETGSPLAIAFLYILGPIATICSNAWAGSLIDRVNTRLLMMGLDIFRAICIALIPFLPSFIYVYVLAFIINMGSAIFQPTSMVYMTKLIPEKDRQRFNALRSFINSCGSLIGPAIAGILFWMGTPYTAIHINAVALFFSALIIMMLPNVETKLKETEVQRFTWDLIKNDFRVVINFSKGDTYITKIYLLFSGTTIFMTAIDSLEAAFAKGVLLISDTNYGFLLSIFGAGIIIGSIINSVFSKQLAVNLLIGIGTIFTSIGYLVLYSSNGFFSAAPSVFLIGFAVTFANTGYLTFYQNHVPVGMMGRFGSIFSVIEAGFIVALTVLIGLAAELTSIRPIGLIGSIAFFLLGLIALKAVTAAKRQEYFKKEVSSLNS comes from the coding sequence ATGTCCAGATGGAAATATCCTTTAATACTATTAGGGGGAATAGGTATTTCAAATGTCGGTGCTTGGGTTTACCTAATCGCACTGAATTTAATTCTATTGAATGAAACAGGTTCCCCACTTGCAATTGCTTTTTTATATATACTCGGCCCCATTGCAACGATTTGTTCGAATGCTTGGGCAGGAAGCTTAATTGATCGGGTTAATACAAGGCTTCTAATGATGGGTTTAGATATTTTCAGAGCAATCTGTATTGCGTTAATACCTTTTTTACCTTCATTTATTTACGTGTATGTACTAGCGTTTATCATTAATATGGGAAGTGCTATTTTTCAACCTACCTCTATGGTTTACATGACGAAACTAATACCAGAAAAAGATCGGCAACGTTTTAATGCACTACGTAGTTTTATCAACTCTTGTGGTTCACTAATAGGCCCTGCCATTGCTGGGATTTTATTTTGGATGGGTACCCCATATACCGCCATCCATATCAATGCAGTCGCTTTATTTTTTTCAGCACTAATTATAATGATGCTACCTAATGTTGAAACAAAACTCAAAGAAACAGAAGTGCAAAGATTTACGTGGGATTTGATAAAAAATGATTTTCGGGTTGTTATTAATTTCAGTAAGGGCGATACCTATATCACAAAGATATATTTATTATTTAGTGGTACTACGATATTCATGACTGCAATAGATTCTCTCGAGGCAGCCTTTGCTAAAGGTGTACTTTTAATATCAGACACCAATTATGGGTTTTTATTAAGTATTTTTGGAGCTGGCATAATAATTGGATCAATTATTAATTCAGTATTTTCGAAACAACTGGCAGTTAATCTATTAATAGGTATTGGTACCATCTTTACATCAATAGGTTATCTCGTACTTTATAGTTCGAACGGCTTTTTTAGTGCAGCACCTAGTGTTTTTTTAATAGGATTTGCTGTAACGTTTGCCAATACAGGATATTTGACGTTCTACCAAAATCATGTTCCTGTAGGGATGATGGGAAGATTCGGAAGTATCTTTAGTGTTATAGAAGCAGGTTTCATTGTTGCTTTAACAGTTTTAATAGGTTTAGCTGCTGAATTAACGTCAATCCGTCCTATAGGGTTAATAGGCTCGATCGCCTTTTTCTTATTAGGGTTAATAGCATTGAAGGCTGTAACAGCAGCAAAACGGCAGGAGTATTTTAAAAAAGAAGTTTCTTCTTTAAACAGTTAA
- a CDS encoding stage III sporulation protein AH, producing MITEKVEGKRYQHLIEFLATRCNHFAFVENRQLMDDEQLRLAFIDKLIAEIKDQKIERKIQRKWETTVLGEGTAYVYYFHLNNVTTQFLKQRSDSLFGWITPELPEDLMFYQDDQCLLAVCSHEGFFRVDEKIWDSFLLN from the coding sequence ATGATTACAGAAAAAGTTGAAGGAAAACGATATCAACATCTTATCGAGTTTTTAGCAACAAGATGTAACCATTTTGCATTCGTAGAGAATAGACAATTAATGGATGATGAACAATTGAGACTAGCCTTTATTGATAAATTAATAGCAGAAATTAAAGACCAAAAAATCGAAAGAAAAATTCAAAGAAAGTGGGAGACAACAGTGCTGGGTGAAGGTACAGCATATGTTTATTATTTTCATTTAAATAACGTTACCACACAATTTCTAAAGCAACGTAGCGACTCACTTTTTGGGTGGATTACACCGGAATTACCAGAGGATTTAATGTTTTATCAAGATGATCAATGTCTACTAGCAGTATGTTCGCACGAAGGTTTTTTTAGGGTTGATGAAAAAATATGGGATAGTTTCTTATTGAACTAA
- a CDS encoding D-alanine--D-alanine ligase: MRVGVIMGGISSEKQVSIMTGEEMIAHLDKHKYEIVPIHIENKEELVEKVNDLDIALLALHGKFGEDGTIQGTLETMGVPYTGSSILSSSLCMDKNISKKIIRFEGVQTPDWIHLTNMEELKMDELDKMGFPLVVKPNSGGSSVGVKIVYDKETLKPAIAEVFKWDSEVIIEKLIMGEEITCSILDGKLLPVISIRHQGEFFDYTSKYNDVATIEEVVQLPPETQARVSLAAMTCYNSLKCSVYARIDMMIQNGIPYVMEVNTLPGMTKNSLLPKSAQGAGIPYHKLLDLIIEHSLKVRRKGI, encoded by the coding sequence ATGAGAGTTGGCGTAATTATGGGAGGAATTTCTTCTGAGAAACAAGTTTCGATTATGACAGGTGAAGAAATGATCGCACATTTAGATAAACATAAATATGAAATTGTACCGATTCACATAGAGAACAAAGAAGAATTAGTGGAAAAGGTAAACGATCTTGACATTGCACTACTGGCGCTGCATGGCAAATTCGGTGAGGATGGCACTATTCAAGGTACTCTTGAAACTATGGGAGTTCCATATACAGGGAGTAGCATCCTATCCAGCAGCTTATGTATGGATAAAAATATCTCAAAAAAAATCATCCGCTTTGAAGGCGTGCAAACACCGGATTGGATTCACCTTACGAACATGGAAGAACTTAAAATGGATGAACTAGACAAAATGGGTTTCCCGCTAGTTGTAAAACCTAATTCAGGCGGTTCAAGTGTGGGAGTAAAAATTGTTTATGATAAAGAAACACTAAAGCCAGCAATTGCAGAAGTATTCAAATGGGATTCCGAAGTGATAATTGAAAAGCTAATTATGGGAGAGGAAATTACATGTTCCATTTTGGATGGAAAGCTTTTACCGGTGATTTCGATTCGTCATCAGGGAGAATTTTTTGATTATACCTCCAAATATAATGATGTGGCTACGATTGAAGAGGTAGTTCAACTCCCTCCCGAAACACAGGCCCGTGTCTCTTTAGCTGCTATGACTTGCTATAATTCATTGAAATGTAGTGTTTACGCCCGAATCGACATGATGATTCAAAATGGTATCCCTTATGTGATGGAAGTTAATACATTACCAGGGATGACGAAAAATAGTTTGCTACCAAAAAGTGCACAAGGAGCGGGTATTCCTTATCATAAGCTACTTGACTTAATCATTGAACATTCACTTAAAGTGAGGAGAAAAGGTATTTAA
- the pdxR gene encoding MocR-like pyridoxine biosynthesis transcription factor PdxR produces MFNDFKITEGRPVYIQLKEYLKRMITNGHLLEHQKLPSTRELCSLLSISRNTVLTAYADLEQEGLIYAVKGKGNFVSHVEIIKSPSIQLNWTEKVNEQTFLADELDLKKQGVRWNKEIISFNSIAPDEKLFDIENFKRAFLNRMSIEGDIVLNYGYAKGYKPLIEYLLRYMEIKGVDTRNKDILITNGFTEGLDLILSSLNKKSGRVICENPTNDSALKLFRLHGFEIDGIEMDNDGVNISQLETMLSKKEYDFAYLIPSYHNPTGIVTSSKKRKEIMDLFSAYQLPIIENGFNEELRYSGSHLASLASFAGQGNNVIYISSFSKILFPGLRIGWILADKDLINYLESMKRARTIHTSTLDQAVLYQYLIDGYFEKYIKKAKSVYKKKYELTVHYCKQFIPFKRITGDGGLHIFIELEDHIDSRKLLEKCYQRGVVFIPGNVFHTDSSGNHTLRLGFSRLNEREIIQGIKIIGETLKNNYGGLEK; encoded by the coding sequence GTGTTTAACGATTTTAAGATTACGGAAGGCCGTCCTGTATATATACAACTTAAGGAATATTTAAAAAGAATGATAACGAACGGGCATTTACTTGAGCACCAAAAGCTTCCATCCACTCGTGAACTCTGTTCTTTATTATCAATTAGCCGAAATACTGTTCTAACAGCTTATGCGGATCTGGAACAAGAAGGGCTTATCTATGCGGTAAAGGGAAAGGGAAACTTTGTCAGTCATGTTGAGATAATCAAATCCCCATCCATCCAGTTAAATTGGACTGAAAAAGTTAACGAGCAAACCTTTTTGGCGGATGAATTGGACCTAAAAAAGCAAGGTGTACGCTGGAATAAGGAAATTATTTCGTTTAATAGCATCGCACCCGATGAAAAGCTTTTTGATATAGAAAATTTCAAACGGGCTTTTTTAAATCGGATGTCCATTGAAGGAGATATTGTTCTTAACTATGGATATGCAAAGGGCTATAAACCACTTATCGAATACTTGCTTCGCTACATGGAAATTAAAGGAGTAGACACTCGAAATAAAGATATTTTAATTACCAATGGGTTCACGGAAGGTCTGGATCTCATTTTATCGTCTTTAAATAAAAAGAGCGGTCGTGTTATTTGTGAAAATCCAACCAATGACTCTGCTCTTAAGCTCTTTCGATTACATGGCTTCGAAATTGATGGAATCGAAATGGATAATGATGGTGTCAATATTAGTCAACTGGAAACAATGCTATCAAAAAAAGAATATGATTTTGCGTACTTAATTCCGTCCTACCATAATCCCACTGGAATCGTAACGTCTTCAAAAAAAAGGAAAGAAATCATGGATTTGTTTTCTGCATATCAGCTTCCTATCATTGAAAATGGATTTAATGAAGAATTACGTTATTCAGGGTCACATCTCGCATCATTGGCGTCCTTCGCCGGACAAGGTAATAATGTTATTTATATTAGCAGCTTCTCTAAAATTCTTTTTCCTGGTTTACGGATTGGCTGGATATTGGCAGATAAAGATTTAATTAATTACTTAGAAAGTATGAAAAGAGCTCGAACAATTCATACATCCACATTAGATCAAGCTGTGTTATATCAATATTTGATTGATGGATACTTTGAGAAGTATATAAAAAAAGCTAAATCTGTCTATAAGAAAAAGTATGAATTAACCGTTCATTATTGTAAGCAATTTATTCCTTTCAAACGAATAACTGGTGACGGAGGGCTTCACATTTTTATAGAACTTGAAGACCACATTGATTCACGAAAGCTTTTAGAAAAATGTTATCAAAGAGGCGTTGTTTTCATACCAGGAAATGTTTTTCATACGGACAGCAGTGGAAACCATACTTTACGATTAGGATTTTCTCGGTTGAATGAAAGAGAGATTATTCAGGGCATAAAAATCATTGGGGAAACGTTAAAAAATAATTATGGGGGGCTAGAAAAATGA
- a CDS encoding phosphotransferase enzyme family protein gives MTYNEVAKIYEAYLSPLVSELYELEGYEISLINAHDGGRNVVYNCEKEGASAKILRIAFLNDRSREDLLGEVEYIQYLFEHGGNVSKVISSRKGNLLEEITHNNHTFFVCLFEKARGKMLVENHYQYREGVPITEYYYNCGKVLGKLHQLSKGYAPVHRRYSFFDKYNAEYIDNLIPDTLPLLKEKMVELLTTLEGLDKNSESYGMVHFDYNDGNYMIDFDTGQITVFDFDNSCFCWYMYDLANAWMLGLGWIQFEPDAGKRKDFMDDYFKTVLEGYTSETKIEDSMLNNLPLFIQITVMENIIDAFEVMRNSGEELACDEELSYSIKCLEEDIPYKGFFHEVFSCEEPFECEERNIQSSIH, from the coding sequence ATGACCTATAATGAAGTTGCTAAAATATACGAAGCTTATTTAAGTCCACTAGTTTCAGAGTTGTACGAGTTGGAAGGCTATGAAATAAGTTTAATTAATGCTCATGACGGAGGGCGGAATGTCGTTTATAACTGTGAGAAAGAAGGCGCTAGTGCAAAAATACTCAGAATCGCCTTTTTAAATGACAGGAGCCGAGAGGATTTGCTGGGGGAAGTTGAATATATTCAATATTTATTCGAGCATGGCGGTAATGTCTCGAAAGTGATTAGCTCTCGGAAGGGGAATCTGCTGGAAGAGATCACTCATAATAATCACACCTTTTTTGTCTGCCTGTTTGAAAAGGCTAGGGGAAAAATGCTTGTAGAAAATCATTATCAGTATCGCGAAGGAGTTCCAATTACGGAATACTATTATAACTGCGGCAAAGTTCTCGGGAAGCTGCACCAATTGTCGAAAGGCTATGCTCCTGTTCATCGCCGATATAGTTTCTTTGATAAATACAATGCCGAGTATATCGACAATCTGATACCGGATACGTTACCACTGCTTAAGGAGAAGATGGTTGAACTTCTTACAACATTAGAAGGGTTGGACAAGAACTCTGAGTCATACGGTATGGTACATTTTGATTATAATGATGGTAATTATATGATTGACTTTGATACCGGGCAAATCACTGTATTTGATTTCGATAACTCTTGTTTCTGTTGGTATATGTATGATTTGGCGAATGCATGGATGCTTGGATTGGGCTGGATACAATTCGAACCAGATGCGGGTAAACGAAAAGACTTTATGGATGATTATTTTAAAACAGTACTCGAGGGATACACATCTGAAACCAAAATTGAAGATTCGATGTTGAATAATCTGCCCTTATTTATCCAAATTACTGTTATGGAAAATATTATAGATGCTTTCGAGGTCATGCGGAACAGCGGTGAAGAGCTGGCGTGTGATGAAGAGTTGTCATATAGCATAAAATGCCTCGAAGAAGATATACCATATAAGGGATTTTTCCATGAAGTTTTCTCATGCGAAGAACCTTTCGAGTGTGAGGAACGAAATATTCAATCTTCAATACACTGA
- a CDS encoding DUF3888 domain-containing protein, whose product MKKKILVLLLSLALITSFQTTTVSFSEPMQDSNELRLEDMLMLMLTPYIEKDLNSYYYPKIFKDVSPHVTPWKIEVIETRRVNDFRGFILQITFEIEPTDGGQYIPLGKDRMTYEISYGPDVKLINHTHLKTYKYPPE is encoded by the coding sequence ATGAAAAAGAAAATACTCGTTTTACTCCTATCCCTTGCACTAATTACATCTTTTCAAACAACAACTGTTTCATTTTCTGAACCGATGCAAGATTCTAACGAGCTTAGATTAGAGGATATGCTCATGCTCATGCTTACTCCTTATATTGAAAAAGATTTGAATAGCTATTATTATCCGAAGATTTTTAAGGATGTTTCACCACATGTTACTCCATGGAAAATTGAAGTTATTGAAACTAGAAGAGTAAATGATTTTCGTGGCTTTATATTGCAAATTACATTTGAAATTGAACCTACAGATGGCGGTCAGTATATCCCTTTAGGGAAGGACCGAATGACCTATGAGATATCTTATGGGCCTGATGTTAAATTGATAAATCACACTCACCTCAAGACGTATAAATATCCACCAGAATAA
- a CDS encoding serine hydrolase domain-containing protein, whose product MKKIIVFVLTIFILFSGFATQSYALSDSKSAAIQALLDDASRISGVPGMSISILADDEVFYFSSGYADREKGLSASENTLYELASVSKAFTGMGIMLLEEQGLLSMTDPVQKYLPWFTLKYQGKPVDMQSLTLNNFLHHTSGLTNIRHTQNIPQGNTPDMLQKTVEMLVDAELAFPPGEQYNYGTVNYDVLGLVIEIVSRQSYEDFMREQVFQPLGLHQTYAYKEDAQATGQLAQGYRTSFFMTTPFKAPDYAGNKPAGYIISNTKDMARWMGIQMGIVQDIPEIFHTVIEKSHRGDMSVSAVNDMHYAAGWSVNADQTIIEHTGGNPNFRTEVAILLNERTAVCLLSNGANTNINLVLKVKDILDGNLTQSYEISGTQLLDITLSSITIILCLLAVLLFLLGLRRRKTNERQPMTKKRIIVTIIFLIATIALGILCCALDWSTILIWRTYSVLTALISSALLTASITWFVYTHR is encoded by the coding sequence ATGAAAAAGATTATTGTTTTTGTATTAACGATATTTATATTATTCTCAGGATTCGCAACACAAAGTTATGCGTTGTCAGATTCGAAATCTGCGGCAATACAAGCGTTGCTAGATGATGCCTCTCGTATATCAGGTGTGCCGGGAATGTCAATCTCAATACTTGCTGATGATGAAGTGTTCTACTTTTCTTCAGGGTATGCAGACCGTGAAAAGGGGTTGTCTGCAAGTGAAAATACACTCTATGAGTTAGCTTCGGTCAGTAAAGCTTTTACCGGTATGGGTATTATGCTGTTGGAAGAACAAGGGCTGCTCTCAATGACTGACCCTGTCCAAAAATATTTACCTTGGTTTACGTTAAAGTATCAAGGGAAACCTGTTGATATGCAAAGCCTTACACTAAATAACTTTCTTCACCATACCAGTGGTCTAACAAATATTAGGCATACTCAAAATATTCCACAAGGCAATACACCGGATATGTTGCAAAAGACTGTGGAAATGCTCGTAGATGCTGAATTGGCGTTCCCTCCCGGTGAACAGTATAACTATGGAACCGTTAATTATGACGTATTGGGTTTGGTTATTGAGATTGTGTCGCGACAAAGCTATGAAGACTTTATGAGGGAACAGGTATTTCAGCCGTTAGGTCTTCACCAGACGTATGCTTATAAAGAAGATGCTCAAGCCACTGGACAGTTGGCACAGGGCTACCGTACTTCCTTTTTTATGACAACTCCATTTAAAGCTCCGGATTATGCGGGGAATAAACCCGCAGGCTACATCATTTCTAATACAAAAGATATGGCGCGTTGGATGGGTATACAGATGGGTATTGTGCAGGACATACCCGAAATATTTCACACGGTTATCGAAAAATCACATAGGGGTGATATGTCTGTTTCGGCTGTCAACGATATGCATTATGCGGCAGGCTGGTCGGTAAACGCCGACCAAACGATTATAGAACACACTGGGGGCAATCCAAATTTCAGAACCGAAGTAGCCATACTGCTAAATGAACGAACAGCCGTCTGCTTGCTGAGCAACGGTGCAAATACAAATATAAACCTGGTACTAAAAGTTAAAGATATATTAGACGGCAATCTAACTCAGTCATATGAAATAAGCGGCACACAGCTTTTGGATATCACTTTGTCGTCTATCACAATTATTCTTTGCCTATTGGCCGTTTTGTTATTTCTCTTAGGATTACGCAGAAGGAAAACGAATGAGCGGCAGCCAATGACAAAAAAGAGAATAATCGTAACAATTATTTTCCTGATCGCTACGATTGCCCTGGGTATACTGTGCTGTGCTTTAGATTGGTCAACGATACTTATTTGGCGAACATATAGTGTTCTTACAGCTTTGATTTCGTCAGCATTATTAACAGCAAGCATTACATGGTTTGTATACACTCACCGATAA